The Oncorhynchus tshawytscha isolate Ot180627B linkage group LG16, Otsh_v2.0, whole genome shotgun sequence nucleotide sequence actgaatGTTATACAGAACGCAAGAGAGGAACTTAGTCTAGACAAACTGAGGATTCCACCAAAGCAGCGCAAAATGTCCATTCAGAAAATACTCTCTCAGATGCATGGGCCTAAACCTATTAATTGCTTTTATAAACAGACATTTCCTAACTATCTTACATctagctgtttaaaaaaaaaaggtaggcTATATTCCCTTCAATAGGTTTTGAATATAACTTTGGGCTATACGATTTCATCATTGTATGCATGCATGGCTTTCTCGTCAAACAATGAATGAATCTGGAGTTCCAACTCCAAAAGTTGTTTGAATAGCCTATAGACTATTAGCAAGGGGACAGAAAATGAACCATCTAAAAATGTAAGGTAGCAAAAGGGAGTGAACAAACATCAACAGCCTATAGAAACACAGAATGAAAAGTTAAAAATCAAGTTTAAGCTCATTTAGAAATAAATTATCTGTGTGGGGTGGAAAAAAATCCTGACCCTCCACGCAAGGTTGAAAACCAAAACGGCCAATAACCCATCCTCCTACTAAGCACATCATGAAAGCTTTAAGACAAGTAAAAATGAAGAACAGTAGCCTATTTCCCAAATATTCTAATAACCTAAAGATGTTCTGTCCTAAAGTTGCCGCTTTCAAAAAGAACAAGAATGAACAGAGTCTACAGGGGTGGGGGGGATACCATAGTACATCACCATATTCTATGAGTACATAATCATGATGGGACAAATAAATAATTCACCCAATCCTAGTACGTACACATGAGTGTTCTACAATATGTGTTTGAGATGACCTAAAAGTGCTTGCATTTTGTTAACCACACTGCGGTAAGATAGTTGTGAGGTCTGTACCTTGTCGATGAAGTAGAGAGccactcctctctgtctggtcttcaTCTCTCGGTTCTTCCAGTCCTCACGGTACAGCCTCCTGATGGTCTCCACCTTAAGCTTGAGTTTACGAGCCACCTCGTACTTCTGCCAGTCCTTCTCCCCCTGagcacagagagaaaaacagtctAAGGCAAACTCTGAACTACTGGCTTGATATGTACGCCATCTTTTTACTGAGTTCAGTCTTCAGACTCTTCTCAAAAGTTTGGGTTTGTTTTTCCACTAAAACAACCCCACTGAGGTAAACGAAGGTGAAGAGAAAGGCTCCGTACCTTGAGTTTGGAGCTGGGGTTGAGCATGACGTACTTGAAGTTTCCCTGGACGTTCTCCACCCAGGAGGCTAGCCAGGTCACTGTGTTGTCATGCTGCACCTTCCTCCACCTGTGGCCCTTTGGGGCCACCGGAATATTGGAGCCTCTGGAAAAACCAAAACACTATTTATTTAGCTTATTGCCTTTCGGCACATATTTGCAGTTTAAATTTACTAGTTAGGCCACTAATTCCCAATTAGGAGTTCTATAAAGTTATAGTGAGGTTGTTTGTTCCTAGTGCTCTCCTGGGGGCCCTTACTTGCTGCAGTTGATGGTGATTTCCTCTGGCTGGATCCTCTTCTTCAGCTTGCCCATCTTGGGGTGTTCTCCCCGGCCACGGAACAGCCCCGGAGGCTCCACACGGAAGTTCCCGATCTTCTCCCGGTGACCGTCCAGCTCACAGAAGCCATACTCCTCAGTCAGCTTGTTGTTCTCCTCTTTCAGGACCTAACAGAAGCACAATCCAAAGACTTCCAGATTTGCAGATTTGTGACCTCAAAAAAAGAATATATATGTTGGGGATTCACTTGGATATGCAGAATGAAGTACCAACAATTAAATTCAAAGCAAGTGGAACAATATACTTCAATACTTACATAATGTTATAGATGCAGCTCTAAGCTCAATACTTGGCTAAGTTACCTGTTTCTGTTCTTTAGTCATAGCCTTCTTCTCCTCAGACTTATCCAGGAAGTACTTGTTGATGTGTGTGAAATCACACTTCGACAACTTCTTGATCTGTTCCCTCTCCTCTACTGACATTTCCTGTTAGGTAAAATCCTGATGAGCTCAATATCAACCGCTACATTGACCTTCATTCTTACACAAAACGCTGCTTAAAAACTGTGGTTGTTCATTGCAAAACGCAAGTCTCGACTCAAGGCTATACTTAATCAGTGAGACTAACCTCTCTCCAGTCGGTGAAGAAGTTCTCCTGGAAGGAACTCTTGGTTGTGTACTCATGGTCCAGCATCTTGGCGTAAAACGTGGCTACTTCCTCAGCAGGCAAAGTCAGTTTTACAGGGTTCCCTATGAATCACAGAACGTTGAATGTTAGGTCTGCTTTGCTGTAAAGCTAAAACGAGACAGGAAAACTATGAGGATGAGTAAGATGGATTCATGTAGGGTGGTAACTCACCATTGTAAAAGAAAGACACGTTATTTGGTAATGGTTCGTATTCTGGTGGGAAAAGTGGACCTTTGTGTTCCAACGTGGTCCATTTGTTCCCGTTGTTGGAATTACCTTCCTCCCACCTGACAACAAGCGTATCGCAATGTAATTACagtacagaaagacagaaaaggTTTGAAGGTTTAAAATCTAATACAAGTGAGACAATGCAACATCGCCATACCAGACCTAGCAAAAGTAATGTTAACTAACGTACCCCTTTACATTAACAATGTGTGGCTAGCTCGGATTAATCTTCCAAAATGGCATTACCCTGGCTGTCTGCAATGTTTTGACAAATATAACGTTACTTAGCTATACTATTCATGCGTGGTTTGGAGTAAGCTACTGTAAGATCAGCTATTTGCCAGCTTTAGCCATCGTTTACTCACCTGGCTTTGGGCTCATGCTTAATCTTTACATTAGTTCGGTAAAATCGTAATGAGTAAACCGCAGAACAACTTCTATTAAATTTCACCGAATGACATATAAAGTTAGCAAAAAAAATGCTGTATTTGTTCATTCCAGATTACCAAGAATGAATGAGATTCACAGGCGCCAAGGACTTTCATAACGCTGTCAAAACAATATACACGTGTTGAACTATTAATACTGTCCCCCTAGAAACAAACGATTGTTAACGGTTCCGGCTACAAATGAGCGTAATATTATGTCAACCACTATAACGGGGAAAATGTTCGAAAAACAAATATAAATTCAGTCAAATATGATGCTTGCCCATTACATGCAATACAGAGTAAATAATTGCGCAATTACCATTTCCATGTACTGTCCTCCCCTTCTTTTTTCCCACCCTTCTTGGTCTTCCCATCATCTCcatcttttttcttcttcttagaTTCCTCTTTTCCCTCTGGCTTATTTTTACGTTTCTTTTCATCGGTTGTCTTTGTGTCTTTACCACTTCTATCttttttctccctttctttcttggCATTCtccttttttatggcagtttctTTTTTACTGTCACCTGTCGGTAGAACATCAGTTTCACATGAATCTTTGCTCTTCCTCTTTTTAGAGTTGCCATCGGAACTACAGAGAAAATAAAATGAGACTTTAATCATGACTTTCAAATGAAAACTATTTAAATGGCAAGAGAAAATGCTTTTAAATAAAGCTTTGTGGAAATGTACTATAAAATCCACCATAACACAAAGCATGGCCATTTGGCACATATTTGATATTGTCATTAAAATGAACAACGCAAAAAAGTTGGTTCACTCAGAGCATAGCATATTTTGAGTATGAAGCATTTTTTACTGTGGAACTTAATGATGTTCACCTGTTAGCTGATATTTCCCCAACTTTTCTCTGCTCAGGATTTCTCTCGTCTGTCCCGTGGTGTCCCTTTTTGCTACTTTTAGATTTGTGCTACATTGACATAATAGGTGAGAAACAAGGCAAGCAACATCACCAATAACATTGAtaattgaaaataacaataaatGGTTAGTCAGTTACCTTGTGTTTGTTATCTTTTTGTGAATCCCCAGTTTTCTTTGATTTTTTGTCAGACCTAGTTAAAGAGAGAAAGGCAATTTACCCCAAATCAGGTGACCGTTTTTGTCAATAAATAAACTCATCGTGCAATAAAGGGTCAATTGTAGCCTACCTCTCCATATCTGAATGCTCAATTGGTGCAAACAAGTCAACTTCCTGTAACTCAGTCTTGGTCACTTTCCTCTCATCTGATTCCGTGTGCTTGGCAGAGATATTGTTGTTTAAGTCAATGGtgctgaaaataaaataaaacaaaatcacCACCTTTGCTTTCCCTCCGTTCACATTCAAGAATATACTTTCACTTTTGGGGGTGAATGATTTGAACATCAGAGAAAAACGTACTTCTTTTCAGAAGGTAGTGATGCATcctgtgagagaaagacagaaacccCATGAATAAACATTATCCAAAACATGTTTTGCTAATACAGGGATATGCAGTAACTAGGCCTGTGTATATCATGTtatagcagagaggaagaggtgaagcgagaggTTTCTCTCACAccaaaaatctgtccaaaataagacccatgcgtttctatgggcttatttagGACCTaaacttgtcgcctgccttcccaaCCTTTGGgatgactcccattgttagggcggagacatgagcatcttgtCATTATGTACAGATCTCTGGTGATGGTTCTTACCATGGCTACACTTTTGGTCTTCACATCTGCATGGTCATTCTCCGAGACAGCTTTTAAGCCCCCAGAACTGACAAAGGAAAGACAGAAACAAATGCATTGTGAAAACAAGATGAGATCAGATGATCGCTTAACAAGTTGACCACTGATTTAAATAAAACAGAACACATCGGAGAATACTACACCCTTCATTGTGAATGAAGACATGTAAGTGGGAGATTGTAATTTAAGGGCGATTTCACATATCCCCTGTATGAAAATTATCCTAATAGATCTGTCCATACTCACCTTGTGATCTTCGGCTCCTGCAGAGGTTTACGAGGATGCTTAGAACTGGAGTGCTTCGACTATGAAATAAAATTATCATCAGACATGCACACGGCTGAATGGTCTATTTTACTGTAAGGCGTGTCTGTGTTAGTGATTGATTAGGAATGCCTGGCGTGTATCATGCGATATAACTGAGATGGTGTGTGGATCTCATGCATGCTGCCTCCGTCTGGTCTTAACTTTCATATAGTTGACGTTCCACTCTCCAAACACTCCAAATGGTGCATTACATTACCTTGTGCTTCAGCTCGGTTTCCTCTTTTTTGTCCCTTTCCCCATCCTTACTCCTCTTCCTGTGTTGGACCATAGGGAAGTGTGAATTTAGCTTTTTATAATAATCCTGATTTATATTCATATAAAAACAATGACCTCTTTGTAATGGATAGGCTCTATTCTACTACCTTGTCACTGAGAATAGTAACCTCAATGATACACATCCACCCCCAAACCCAATTCTATCATGATGACAACCTGAACTAGGACCAGTGGTTTGAGGTATCTTCAGGAAACTCACCGGTCTGTTGGGCTCTCATCAATCTTAGACTCTGATGCTGTTCTTTTCCTGCTGGATGTTTCAGCCCCTCCATGTCCTTCATTGTCTTCCAGTTTCATCACTCAAATTCGACCGTAGGTAGCGTTAACAATTAAGTCTTTAAAGTAGACAATGTTCTATCAAGTTGAATTGTACCTGTATATAGTTATAATATTGTAAAGTTTTAAACACACATGAGGTCGAATTACGGATGGTTATTTGTAGATCAATTTACAATGTCACGATTTCACTGATTGGAGGGTCGATAATCTGGCAATATTACTCGAAGTTCATCCACAAAACACGTTCATAAAATTGTCcagttattttatttcatttgaaaAATGCTAACATATCTGAAAGTATTTGCATTCTTTACCTGTAAACAGAGTTGTCCGTGTTCTCAATTCACAATCGTGCCCATTACACTCTCGATGAGATTGAGAACTCATGACACCTGAAAGTTTTCAAGTACCAAAAGCGACCTACTGCGCATGCTTGAACGCCCAGGGTCAACCATAAATCCAGCCAaataacacattgacaaacatttACAACGAATAGTGTATGTTTAAAACTTGCTCAAATATAAAGTTATTAGCAAGGTCAGCAAATAGATcataaaaaaatgtgacacaATGACTGAATAGATCTAACATAGCCTAGTCTTGATGAACACACTTTAAAACAGTGATGGAAAAAAGCCCCCAATTGTCATACTgtagtaaaagtatagataccttaatagaaagttacgcAAGTAAAAGTGaacgtcacccagtaaaatactacctgagtaaaagtctaaaagtattcggttctaaatatacttaagtataaaaaaataaatgtaattgctaaaatatacttaagtatcaaaagaaaaagtataaatcatttcgaaattccttacattaagcaaagcagacggcaccCTTTTCTTGTTTTAAAAACGTACTGATAACCAGGGGCACAAGTCCAACACTCcgacatcatttacaaaagatgcagatcagaggcagcagggatgaccacaTGTTGATAAGTCTGTGTagtagaccattttcctgtcctgctaagcattcaaaatataacaagtacttttgggtatcaggtaaaatgtatggagtaaaagtacattattttttttaggaatgtagtgaagtaaaagtaaaagtttgtcagaaatataaatagtaaagtacagattcctcaaaaaaaatacttaagtagtactttaaagtattttaccttaagtactttacaacacTGCATTAATAgtggtgttggggaagctactctgaaaagaAATAAAATATAGTTAACTAAAGTCCAAACTACTTAGTGATGAATTAGCATATCTAAATCTCAAGTCATAGACTACAAACTGCAAGAAAAGATCACTCTGGATTCAGATGtttttaacagaatgtgtcatttagcctattaaaaacaaaaactgtttcaagggagaattaggcaggtctgatgctgaaaaataaaggaaattcttgcctacttcccctatattttattttagtaaaaaaagtagtgtgtagttccagtagttagctacactgctacatggtaaaccagtagtgtgtagttccagtagttagctacaccgctacatggtaaaccAGTAGTgtatagttccagtagttagctacaccgctacatggtaaaccAGTAGTgtatagttccagtagttagctacaccgctacatggtaaaacagtagtgtgtagttccagtagttagctacatcgctacatggtaaaacagtagtgtgtagttccagtagttagctacactgctacatggcaaaaaataaattaactactgaaaacccaacctatatttttatttagttcaactaccaaaaagctactgcaaaatgtagttaaatgACTAATTGAACaatatgtagttcactacttccCAATACTATATATTTTTTGGGACATGTCAATCCATGCAAACATAGGCTAGTCTACACAAATTAAAGCTATAATGTATTTCCCAAAATAATTAAAAAGACAATACATTGATGATTTGTTGGCAGTTGAGGCTACCATGTTTATTAAAGCAACACATATTTCGATGTCAATTACAGTAAGACTTGTGTATGTGATGCTGTGGAATAGTTAACCATCAAAAATGTTGTGGTTTATAACcatttttttcatacatttttacaaatcaaacatttaatttCCAGTTTTTCTTGATAAAACCAGTACTGTATAACAGCAGTAATATATTGACAACCAAAACCGAGTAGAGGAGTAGTCGTAGCATTTATATCCATAACGCTGCCATAACATTTACACAAACATATTTTAATTAATACCCCCAAAAATGAGTTAACCATTACAATATAATCAAGTGCGAGAAAGCCTAAATCAcgtgaaataaatcaaaaaatAAATGAATGCAGTCAAATCCTATCTTTTTTCACTCTGTTCTCGAGAAAAATGATCAACATCAAATCTATCTGATTATTGGAGTTTGTCGGCCTCccaaaaagaaaatacaaaatgaaACATCATCAAAAAACTCAGATTGTCCTCAAGATGTCCATGACCAGTAAGGTAATGTCACAAAACATTGTGTGCTATGAGCACGCTATGGAGTCCAGTTGTTGCTCGGCCTCGGCGGCCATGGCTGCTGCCTGCAGCTGTTCAGTTTCGGTCTGCAGGGCGCTGGGCGGCATCTGCTTCCTCTCGCTGTGCATGTTGTTTTCATGTCTCTTTAGGTCTGAGGCTTTAGCAAAGGCCTTGGTGCACGAGCTGCAGACGAAAGGCTTCTCGCCCCTGTGGCGCCTCTCGTGGTCCTTCAGGTGGGACTTGTGCTTGAAGGCCTTGTCGCACATCTGGCAGCCGAAGGGACGCTCGTTGCTGTGGACCCGCTCGTGCTTCTTGAGGTCAGGCGCTCGGATGAAGGACTTGCCACACACGTCGCAGCGGTAGGGCTTGAAGCCTGTGTGGATCTTCAGATGCTCCTTCAGGTGAGCCTGGGTAGTGAAGGCTTTGCTGCAGATTTCACAGATGAACGGACGTTCGGCCGAGTGCAGCTTTTCGTGTTTCCTCAAACGGTTCTCATCGATGAAGGTCTTTCCACAGATCTGGCAGGCGAGCTGTTCCCGTTGGCCGTAGAGGAGGTACTCAAACTTCATGTCCGTCGTGGCTGTGGTCCAACCGGGGGGCTGCTCGTCCTTCACCTCGCCGATGCTGTCAGCGAACGCTAAGGTTGTTGTGGTGTGACCCGCCAGGTCTTTTTGCTCTGTGTCCAAGGGTTCCACGTCCTGGTCGTAACAGCTCACCTTGTGCACGTCCTCATTGGCAGGAGGCCATTCTTTGAGAATGGCCTCCGTTACTCTCAACGCCGTGTTGGGCGATTTGTCCAAGTCGTGATTGGTCATCGGCTCTTCCACAAGGTCGTCAGTAGGAGTGTCGTCATGGTCACCTAGCACCTGCAAGTCGTTATCCTGGCCCAATGTAGGGTCATCAGTAGGGAGAGCCATTTTGAGAATATCACAGGGAAAGGGTTTGTCATTTTGGCCGTTCCTTTCTTCAGTGGACATGTCACGCTTCTGTGAACAGAGTTTGTCCAGAAAACGGATTCCGAGTATTTGGCCTGAAGAAATCATCAAATTCACGTCCTTTATCTTCACAGAAATCTTGGCCGTGTACATGTAGTTCAACACCTCCTCGAAGATGTCTGAGCGGATGAAGTCGATTTCTATGACTGAGGAGTTGTCGACTTCATGCTTCTTGAACAGCTTTTTGAAGTAGTTGCTACACGCTGCCAGCACACAGCGGTGCGCCCTGAACTTCACATCTTCAACCACCACCGCGATGTCACAGTGTTCACCCTCCAACCGTTGCTCATTCAGTATCTTCAGGAAGATGGTCTTGTGTTCATCATCCATGTACTTCACGGTCTCTGACATCTTGGATTGATATTCTGGAACAATATAAAGAATGTTGTTAGATGTCTGTGGATACATTTCACTCGGAACCATTGGGAAATAAGCCTAAAGCAATCTGGTCATAATATCCTAAAACATTAACCACATTGCGAATGATTAGCTCCTGCACTGTGTGTGTCATGGCCCGATATATGATGTTTCTCTGGATGACACCATCATGGCTGTTGTGGGGCAGAATAATGGGCTGACTTAAAAAGCTGTTTTGTTTGATCATTTATTATCATATCAACCTAATACATGTAGTAATCTATGTGGATAGGAAAGCGTTACTAGTAGCCTATATGCAATGATATGTATTCCGTTTTAGGATTTGtatgtattgttaggtattactacactgttggagctagaaatataaacatttcgctgcacctgcaaaacatgtgtacgtgacccatagcatttgatttgattatttagaTAACTAGTTTACCATCCCCTCCCGACATGGATCACATGACCAGAGGGAAATAGGCACATTGTTGAATCATTtcatttcatgtttttttttttaacgaaaTATAATCAATAAATCAAGGTTTGTGGTGGCCAAATGATTTTAGTACATTCAATCTAGGCAGATACAATCGCCCATCAATTGAATGTCTTAGACTTTGATCATTTTCAACCCAGAAAATCATAAATTATATAACGTTGCAAATTTAAATTGGCTACATTATGAATGCATGCTTGCATAGCAATACATCTCAATGTCGTATAGCCAATTCATTGGCAAATTAATTTGCATGCATACAGTAAACCGATTGGGAAAGCTAGCAATATAGCTTTAGATTTGGGGGAGTGTAACTAACgttaactggctaacgttagctagcctatTTTGCTCACCTTTAGCTAGCTATTAGCTATGCTTATACACGTATTGTTTTCAACAGAACATGAATACGATGCTGCTTTTGGTTGTAAAATCGTAATTTATGTCAATGACAACACAACAATCTGTCTCATTCTGAACGGTGGGGAGAGAAGGGTGGTGTATCTGACTAGCCACAAGCACGCGAGGAAGCGCCCGTAACACTAACATGGAAAATGCCCGAGCAGCCATGAACTCTCCTGAAATGACGAACTCGAGCTTTTGCTGAAACCGTGAGCGCGCAGGCATCTTGGTTAAACATTATGCAATATTTCGGAAATCGATCTGATTCGCTAAAAAAAATACGTTTCTTACCTGTAGAACAATATGTCGTCCCCTTGAGAACGTCTCCGATATATGTCAAGCAGTCAAAAGGGAATAATACACTTTGTGTGTTGTTGGCCTGAGGACGAGCATAAGCGGAAGGACGCGCTGCGCCAGCACGGAACTGCAGCATGCAAGTGACTATGCGCGTACGTACGTCAATTGTAAATGTTTCCGCCTGCGCTCAAAGCGTAAATACAACACAAAAAGCAGAAACCACATTGTGCTTACGCAAATTACTGATAAGAAGTCTCTGGAGCGCGAACCTAGAAGGAAAACGGGAGTAGATTTGGGGCGCGAAAGCTACTGTCACGAGCGGGAAGCGAGTGCGCTTTTTATCGAGATTCTACAGAGCGATTCAATAATTATTCCGTGCAATCAGAGTCCTTGGTAGTCCCTACCCCCATTGAAGTTCatatttaaaatggttaaggtaaggttcGAGGTTAGGGCTAGATAAGGAttatggttagggtttagggtagggacgtcTCAAGGATCTCTAATAGCACTGACCCTCAATCATTTTAGCCAGTTTCACCCACTGAGCCGAACAGGTGTGCACGTTCGGCACGGAGTGTCAAATTGGAGCATTTGACATGGCCCACCGATAATAATTTGATGAACTACCCCATCAAATATTGATTTTACAACACCGTTTTAATAATTATTGATCCATATcgagaaactttttttttttttttacaaggaatGTAGCCCTAAATGGATTTATTAGGCTAATTTCCATTTTCTTATGGTCCTCAATTGTAATGGGATGTTGGATATCGGCTATTAATGATGCCATGGTTCCCTTTAGCGGTATTCTAAATGTATATGCCCAAATTACATTAAAGCAATTTTCTTTCAGTCTCTACTGCAATGCAATAATTAATGCTAATTGGAGATGCCACCTTGCATAATGATTCCCTGTTTTATATCTCAGAGATgttaatgtaatatttcagtaaaTGTAATTTGGTTATTTAATAATGCTGCACATCTCTTGAAGGTTTGGATTGCACCATCAATAGATAATTGTCATGGTTTGTGTTCAGAGTTAGAATAGTGAATGTGATGCTTATACAGCCATTGGCAGTGGGCACTATGGCCCCATCTGCTTCATGCCAGAGCAGCTGTGCCTTCACAGTTGACTTCATGTTCCATTGGTGTAGTTGCACTTTGAATTAGAGGAAAGCCAGATTCAATATGCTCTGAAAGGTCAAATCTGTAATTGAAAATACATTGTGGCTACTGGGTAGTCAACAACTGCCTTGGCCTAATGATCCGTTTAAAATACTAAAAACAATTTTGTAAAGCCGAAGACACATTTGAAACATTTTTATATAATGTATAACTTCAGCAAAAACACTTAACACttgtacagtactgtacactcCAACACATCTATGGTTCAAAAGGCTAACTTCACGACAAACAGTTATAATCATCCAGCATCCTTTGAGCAGGGGGATCACAAAGCAGCTGAGGTAGCACTCCTAGGTAGCACTC carries:
- the LOC112215319 gene encoding zinc finger and BTB domain-containing protein 14 isoform X1: MLQFRAGAARPSAYARPQANNTQSVLFPFDCLTYIGDVLKGTTYCSTEYQSKMSETVKYMDDEHKTIFLKILNEQRLEGEHCDIAVVVEDVKFRAHRCVLAACSNYFKKLFKKHEVDNSSVIEIDFIRSDIFEEVLNYMYTAKISVKIKDVNLMISSGQILGIRFLDKLCSQKRDMSTEERNGQNDKPFPCDILKMALPTDDPTLGQDNDLQVLGDHDDTPTDDLVEEPMTNHDLDKSPNTALRVTEAILKEWPPANEDVHKVSCYDQDVEPLDTEQKDLAGHTTTTLAFADSIGEVKDEQPPGWTTATTDMKFEYLLYGQREQLACQICGKTFIDENRLRKHEKLHSAERPFICEICSKAFTTQAHLKEHLKIHTGFKPYRCDVCGKSFIRAPDLKKHERVHSNERPFGCQMCDKAFKHKSHLKDHERRHRGEKPFVCSSCTKAFAKASDLKRHENNMHSERKQMPPSALQTETEQLQAAAMAAEAEQQLDSIACS
- the top1mt gene encoding DNA topoisomerase I, mitochondrial isoform X1 gives rise to the protein MSSQSHRECNGHDCELRTRTTLFTVMKLEDNEGHGGAETSSRKRTASESKIDESPTDRKRSKDGERDKKEETELKHKSKHSSSKHPRKPLQEPKITSSGGLKAVSENDHADVKTKSVAMDASLPSEKNTIDLNNNISAKHTESDERKVTKTELQEVDLFAPIEHSDMERSDKKSKKTGDSQKDNKHKHKSKSSKKGHHGTDERNPEQRKVGEISANSSDGNSKKRKSKDSCETDVLPTGDSKKETAIKKENAKKEREKKDRSGKDTKTTDEKKRKNKPEGKEESKKKKKDGDDGKTKKGGKKEGEDSTWKWWEEGNSNNGNKWTTLEHKGPLFPPEYEPLPNNVSFFYNGNPVKLTLPAEEVATFYAKMLDHEYTTKSSFQENFFTDWREEMSVEEREQIKKLSKCDFTHINKYFLDKSEEKKAMTKEQKQVLKEENNKLTEEYGFCELDGHREKIGNFRVEPPGLFRGRGEHPKMGKLKKRIQPEEITINCSKGSNIPVAPKGHRWRKVQHDNTVTWLASWVENVQGNFKYVMLNPSSKLKGEKDWQKYEVARKLKLKVETIRRLYREDWKNREMKTRQRGVALYFIDKLALRAGNEKEESETADTVGCCSLRVEHITLHQEKGGQEFMVEFDFLGKDSIRYYNEVPVEGRVFKNLKLFMENKEPEDDLFDRINTTYLNKHLNQSMPGLTAKVFRTFNASTTLQEQLNKLTTADMSLEEKLLSYNRANRAVAILCNHQRAAPKTFEKSMQNLQDKVAQKQQQLDVARKELKDAKKEHKRGGTERTRKLVEKKEAVVKRLEEQLKKLQLQMTDREENKVIALGTSKLNYLDPRISVAWCRKFNVPIEKIYNKTQRDKFAWAIDMTEEDFQF
- the top1mt gene encoding DNA topoisomerase I, mitochondrial isoform X2; protein product: MKLEDNEGHGGAETSSRKRTASESKIDESPTDRKRSKDGERDKKEETELKHKSKHSSSKHPRKPLQEPKITSSGGLKAVSENDHADVKTKSVAMDASLPSEKNTIDLNNNISAKHTESDERKVTKTELQEVDLFAPIEHSDMERSDKKSKKTGDSQKDNKHKHKSKSSKKGHHGTDERNPEQRKVGEISANSSDGNSKKRKSKDSCETDVLPTGDSKKETAIKKENAKKEREKKDRSGKDTKTTDEKKRKNKPEGKEESKKKKKDGDDGKTKKGGKKEGEDSTWKWWEEGNSNNGNKWTTLEHKGPLFPPEYEPLPNNVSFFYNGNPVKLTLPAEEVATFYAKMLDHEYTTKSSFQENFFTDWREEMSVEEREQIKKLSKCDFTHINKYFLDKSEEKKAMTKEQKQVLKEENNKLTEEYGFCELDGHREKIGNFRVEPPGLFRGRGEHPKMGKLKKRIQPEEITINCSKGSNIPVAPKGHRWRKVQHDNTVTWLASWVENVQGNFKYVMLNPSSKLKGEKDWQKYEVARKLKLKVETIRRLYREDWKNREMKTRQRGVALYFIDKLALRAGNEKEESETADTVGCCSLRVEHITLHQEKGGQEFMVEFDFLGKDSIRYYNEVPVEGRVFKNLKLFMENKEPEDDLFDRINTTYLNKHLNQSMPGLTAKVFRTFNASTTLQEQLNKLTTADMSLEEKLLSYNRANRAVAILCNHQRAAPKTFEKSMQNLQDKVAQKQQQLDVARKELKDAKKEHKRGGTERTRKLVEKKEAVVKRLEEQLKKLQLQMTDREENKVIALGTSKLNYLDPRISVAWCRKFNVPIEKIYNKTQRDKFAWAIDMTEEDFQF
- the top1mt gene encoding DNA topoisomerase I, mitochondrial isoform X3, with amino-acid sequence MNKYSIFFANFICHSVKFNRSCSAVYSLRFYRTNVKIKHEPKARWEEGNSNNGNKWTTLEHKGPLFPPEYEPLPNNVSFFYNGNPVKLTLPAEEVATFYAKMLDHEYTTKSSFQENFFTDWREEMSVEEREQIKKLSKCDFTHINKYFLDKSEEKKAMTKEQKQVLKEENNKLTEEYGFCELDGHREKIGNFRVEPPGLFRGRGEHPKMGKLKKRIQPEEITINCSKGSNIPVAPKGHRWRKVQHDNTVTWLASWVENVQGNFKYVMLNPSSKLKGEKDWQKYEVARKLKLKVETIRRLYREDWKNREMKTRQRGVALYFIDKLALRAGNEKEESETADTVGCCSLRVEHITLHQEKGGQEFMVEFDFLGKDSIRYYNEVPVEGRVFKNLKLFMENKEPEDDLFDRINTTYLNKHLNQSMPGLTAKVFRTFNASTTLQEQLNKLTTADMSLEEKLLSYNRANRAVAILCNHQRAAPKTFEKSMQNLQDKVAQKQQQLDVARKELKDAKKEHKRGGTERTRKLVEKKEAVVKRLEEQLKKLQLQMTDREENKVIALGTSKLNYLDPRISVAWCRKFNVPIEKIYNKTQRDKFAWAIDMTEEDFQF
- the LOC112215319 gene encoding zinc finger and BTB domain-containing protein 14 isoform X2; its protein translation is MSETVKYMDDEHKTIFLKILNEQRLEGEHCDIAVVVEDVKFRAHRCVLAACSNYFKKLFKKHEVDNSSVIEIDFIRSDIFEEVLNYMYTAKISVKIKDVNLMISSGQILGIRFLDKLCSQKRDMSTEERNGQNDKPFPCDILKMALPTDDPTLGQDNDLQVLGDHDDTPTDDLVEEPMTNHDLDKSPNTALRVTEAILKEWPPANEDVHKVSCYDQDVEPLDTEQKDLAGHTTTTLAFADSIGEVKDEQPPGWTTATTDMKFEYLLYGQREQLACQICGKTFIDENRLRKHEKLHSAERPFICEICSKAFTTQAHLKEHLKIHTGFKPYRCDVCGKSFIRAPDLKKHERVHSNERPFGCQMCDKAFKHKSHLKDHERRHRGEKPFVCSSCTKAFAKASDLKRHENNMHSERKQMPPSALQTETEQLQAAAMAAEAEQQLDSIACS